From a region of the Deltaproteobacteria bacterium genome:
- a CDS encoding tetratricopeptide repeat protein has translation MWRFAEHLFQSKEYYRALGEYERFIFMFPQNPRVNEAELQAARCYRYGGKADKAFDLFLKIFNQKAAEAAGRSALKEMIAVRLDQGLYAEAIYWAQRYLQLYPESPEKEEIRRQLSWLYIEVGNYPQAAATLKEIVGDYDNGAELRALIEALQEGAPPPVKSPRVAGTLAAILPGAGHFYVGQPGRGVTSFLLNGLFIGAAVLAFKNDSPVLGSILVFLELGWYQGGIRSASVAARKVNAREQMKFRRHLKENFKVSFGLAPGPLLAVQLAF, from the coding sequence ATGTGGCGATTTGCCGAGCATCTTTTTCAGAGCAAAGAATACTATCGGGCCCTGGGAGAGTATGAACGCTTCATATTCATGTTCCCCCAGAATCCCAGGGTTAATGAGGCTGAGTTGCAGGCGGCCCGCTGTTACCGCTACGGTGGCAAAGCTGACAAGGCATTCGACCTTTTTCTGAAAATTTTCAATCAGAAAGCTGCCGAAGCCGCTGGCAGGTCAGCCCTGAAGGAAATGATTGCAGTACGACTAGACCAGGGGCTTTATGCGGAGGCTATCTACTGGGCCCAGAGATACTTGCAGCTTTATCCAGAATCTCCTGAAAAAGAGGAAATAAGGCGTCAGCTCAGCTGGTTATACATAGAGGTTGGCAACTATCCCCAGGCGGCGGCAACTTTGAAAGAAATTGTCGGAGATTATGACAACGGTGCTGAGCTTCGAGCTCTTATAGAGGCCTTGCAGGAAGGAGCACCACCGCCAGTGAAATCGCCGCGAGTGGCAGGTACATTAGCTGCTATTCTGCCTGGAGCTGGTCACTTCTACGTGGGCCAACCAGGCCGGGGGGTCACCTCCTTTCTGCTCAATGGTCTGTTCATTGGGGCAGCTGTGCTGGCGTTCAAGAATGACAGTCCTGTGCTCGGCAGCATCCTTGTCTTTCTGGAGTTGGGCTGGTACCAGGGTGGGATTCGGAGCGCTTCGGTTGCGGCCCGCAAAGTGAATGCCAGAGAGCAGATGAAGTTTCGTCGTCATTTGAAAGAAAACTTCAAGGTGTCGTTTGGCCTGGCGCCCGGGCCGTTGTTGGCCGTGCAGCTTGCCTTCTAG
- a CDS encoding replication-associated recombination protein A, with amino-acid sequence MDHLKQTNLFPPSSEKIRAPLAERLRPQRLADFMGQNHILAPDKLIGRLLRHRHLQSLILWGPPGCGKTTLARLMASETGAHFISLSAVSAGVKEVRSAVAEAAQQWNAHQRRTILFIDEIHRFNKAQQDLLLPYVEAGTLVFIGATTENPSFEVIAPLLSRAPVVVLEPLSTEELKNIVRRALQDEERGLGSIPTNMDEDVLHYLVEAAKGDARLALSSLEAAVMTTPPSADGKRYITKEIVSSTVQNKPLLYDKNGEEHYNLISALHKSLRGSDPDAALYWLARMLAAGEDPLFLARRMVRFAAEDVGLADPRALIVAVAAQQAFQLVGHPEGELALAEAAVYLATAPKSNALYRAYGEAHKAAVEKGSLPVPLKLRNAPTALMEKLGYGRDYQYPHDFPGAFVEDNYLPEALEKIQFYRPTERGYEATIAERLRQWRQQLRARERR; translated from the coding sequence ATGGATCACTTGAAGCAGACAAATCTTTTTCCTCCCAGTTCAGAAAAAATCAGAGCGCCTCTGGCTGAGCGGCTGCGGCCCCAGCGGCTGGCAGACTTCATGGGCCAGAATCATATTCTAGCCCCAGACAAGCTCATCGGCAGATTGCTCAGACACCGACATCTCCAATCTCTGATATTGTGGGGGCCGCCAGGATGCGGCAAGACTACTCTGGCGCGGCTTATGGCCAGTGAAACTGGCGCCCATTTCATCTCCCTTTCAGCAGTGAGTGCTGGAGTCAAAGAAGTCAGGAGCGCGGTGGCCGAAGCTGCCCAGCAGTGGAACGCCCACCAGAGGCGCACCATCCTGTTCATTGACGAGATTCATCGTTTCAACAAAGCTCAGCAGGATCTGTTGCTGCCCTATGTGGAGGCAGGTACTCTTGTGTTTATCGGTGCTACTACTGAAAATCCCTCATTCGAAGTAATTGCTCCCCTGTTGTCGCGAGCGCCGGTGGTGGTGCTCGAACCCTTGTCTACGGAAGAGCTGAAAAACATAGTCAGACGAGCTCTGCAGGATGAGGAGAGAGGGTTGGGAAGCATACCGACCAACATGGATGAGGATGTCCTCCACTATCTGGTAGAAGCGGCAAAAGGGGATGCCAGGCTGGCGCTCAGCAGTCTGGAGGCAGCAGTAATGACCACGCCTCCCAGTGCAGACGGCAAACGTTATATCACCAAGGAAATTGTCAGCTCTACGGTTCAGAACAAACCCCTGCTGTACGACAAGAATGGGGAGGAGCACTACAATCTCATCTCGGCTCTCCATAAGAGCCTGCGGGGGAGTGACCCTGACGCAGCGCTTTACTGGCTTGCCCGCATGCTGGCGGCAGGTGAGGATCCTCTATTCCTGGCCCGCCGAATGGTCCGCTTTGCTGCTGAAGATGTTGGCCTGGCAGATCCCAGAGCACTGATAGTGGCTGTTGCAGCCCAGCAGGCCTTCCAACTGGTAGGTCATCCCGAAGGAGAACTGGCGCTGGCCGAGGCTGCCGTCTATCTCGCCACTGCTCCCAAGAGCAATGCACTGTATCGGGCCTATGGAGAAGCCCACAAGGCGGCAGTAGAAAAGGGCAGTTTGCCAGTGCCTTTGAAGCTGCGAAACGCCCCCACCGCCCTCATGGAAAAACTTGGCTATGGCAGGGACTACCAGTATCCCCACGATTTCCCGGGAGCATTTGTAGAGGACAATTATTTGCCCGAAGCACTGGAGAAAATACAATTTTATCGACCCACAGAGCGAGGCTACGAAGCAACAATTGCTGAGAGATTAAGGCAGTGGCGGCAGCAGCTGCGGGCAAGAGAGAGACGTTGA
- a CDS encoding two-component sensor histidine kinase encodes MKLQKGEPIVPFRLVKFFSLTSLVVILVSTLILIVFISNRAKTELLRKSEQYARLVADNLNHQVFLQFVLPTLIQFEKIQLSNPVQFERMDKVIRNTIHGFKIDKVDVYDNKGIIAYSTDRSLVGLKGHAGRNFQLALQGKSSSALFSRGNFLGFELSGLAKQRTLKTYIPLRLEKPLSSEYGPILGVFEITQDISDDYEAITRLQYIIIGSSVGIMSLLFVILRLIVKRAERIIVRRTEERRRLEEQLHQAERMASLGEMVAAVSHEIRNPLGIIHSTSELLLQKMDDQDPKKRLGSIIMEETSRLATIVTDFLDFARPMKPNLSDCQVDEIIEKNLTFLEVEFSRRRIRVERQLATNGTVVQADADLLYRAFLNVFVNAMEAVPDGGLIRVVTHYGSSAENNLEVVISDNGPGIPEELQRKVFDPFFTTRVKGSGLGLSIVRNIVETHGGSVRLESPVQGNSEGNGPGGTAVIIALPLPTTKSR; translated from the coding sequence ATGAAACTCCAGAAAGGAGAGCCCATTGTTCCCTTCAGACTGGTCAAGTTTTTCTCTCTGACCAGTCTCGTGGTGATTCTTGTCTCGACCCTGATTCTCATTGTTTTCATTTCTAACAGGGCCAAGACAGAGCTATTGCGCAAGAGCGAACAGTATGCCAGGCTGGTGGCCGACAACCTGAACCACCAGGTTTTTCTCCAGTTTGTCCTGCCCACTTTGATTCAATTCGAGAAAATCCAGCTCAGCAATCCAGTGCAGTTCGAACGAATGGACAAGGTGATCCGCAACACCATTCATGGCTTCAAGATTGACAAGGTAGATGTCTATGACAACAAAGGAATAATTGCCTACAGTACAGACCGCTCCCTTGTGGGTCTCAAAGGACATGCTGGGAGAAATTTCCAGCTGGCTCTGCAAGGGAAATCGTCTTCTGCTCTATTTTCTCGGGGTAATTTTCTGGGATTCGAGTTGAGCGGTCTGGCCAAACAGCGGACGCTGAAAACCTATATTCCTTTGCGCCTGGAAAAACCTCTGTCATCAGAATATGGTCCTATTCTGGGGGTTTTTGAGATCACCCAGGACATATCTGATGACTATGAGGCTATTACCCGACTGCAGTATATTATTATCGGCAGTTCCGTGGGCATCATGAGTCTGCTTTTTGTTATTCTCAGACTCATCGTCAAGAGGGCTGAACGGATCATTGTCAGGCGCACAGAGGAACGTCGGCGTCTGGAGGAACAGCTGCACCAGGCAGAGCGCATGGCCTCACTGGGAGAGATGGTGGCAGCTGTCAGTCATGAAATTCGTAATCCCCTTGGCATTATTCACTCCACCTCTGAACTTCTTTTGCAAAAGATGGATGACCAGGACCCCAAGAAGCGTCTGGGGAGCATCATCATGGAGGAGACCTCCCGTCTTGCTACCATTGTTACGGATTTTCTCGACTTTGCACGTCCGATGAAGCCGAATCTGTCTGACTGTCAAGTTGATGAAATAATAGAAAAAAATCTTACCTTTCTGGAAGTAGAGTTCAGCCGGCGGAGAATTCGAGTGGAGAGACAATTGGCAACCAACGGTACGGTTGTTCAGGCCGATGCGGATCTGTTGTACCGCGCCTTTCTCAACGTATTCGTCAATGCCATGGAGGCTGTGCCCGACGGAGGCCTGATACGGGTGGTCACCCACTATGGGAGCTCGGCTGAAAACAATCTGGAGGTAGTCATCAGCGACAATGGACCGGGGATCCCGGAAGAGTTGCAGAGGAAAGTGTTTGACCCCTTTTTTACCACACGCGTGAAAGGATCCGGGCTGGGTCTGAGTATTGTTCGTAATATCGTGGAGACGCACGGTGGCAGCGTGCGCCTGGAGAGCCCCGTACAGGGCAACAGTGAAGGAAACGGGCCGGGGGGCACTGCTGTGATCATTGCCTTGCCGCTGCCAACAACCAAATCCAGATGA